In Chlorobiota bacterium, the sequence GAAAACACCGTTGCTCAATCATCACGCGGTGTGAAAATTCTGCTACAACAAAGATCCAAAAAGCAATATTCAAGAAACTCAACAAGCCAAAAAATTCAACAGGGAACACCATGAAAAAATCTTTGAACTTCCTGCACGGTTTTTTCCTCGCTCTCGTTCTCCTTGCTTGCGGCGGGCAAGCGTTGGCCCAGCAGTTCGATCCAGAAACAACGGGGCGGAAATTCTTTATCGCCTTCCCCAAAGTGGTGGCAAATCTTCTGGATGAGCGGTTCGCCAACAAGGCTGGTGGTTATTTCGCCCATGTTTTTTCCGACCGCGACAGCAACACCTTGCGGGTGAAAAATCTGCAGACCGGAACCGACACCACGTACGTCCTTCGGAAATGGAAAGGGAACATGGTGAATTTCGGCGTGAACCCAACCGTTGCCACCACCGACGCGCCAACAAACGCCACATGGTTGTTGGAAGCTGAGTATCCCGTGATTGTCTATTGCTCATATTTTGGCCAGTTCGGCGGCGAGGCTTGGACCCCGATTCCCGTTGAGCGTTGGGGGAAGGAATATCACGCAGCATCGCGCCCGGGAACTGCGGTGTTGGATTTCCACTATCCAAGCTCCGATTCGCTGCAAACAACGTTGCTGGCCGCGCCGCCGCAATTATTAATTATTGCCGATCGGGACAACACCAGCATCACCATTGATCCATCCATTGGCGGACCAATTTCGCCGATATTTTCTGCCGAGCCTTTCACGGTGCATTTAAATGCAGGGGAAGCCTACCAAGCCACCGGCTATGTTGATGTCACGAAATATCCAACCCAGGTTCAGCCATTATTATCCGGCGTGCGAATCGTTGCCGATAATCCAATTTCTGTTATCAGCGGAAACCCGCGAAGCGATGGCGACATACGTTCCAAACAAGTGACGGGAAATTCGGGAAAAAATCCCGGATATGAGGTGCTTACACCGGTGGAGCAGCATGGCAAAGAATTTGTGTTTTTGCCAACATGGGACCTTGCTCGGGTGATGGGAACGCCAGGCGAAGACCTTCAGAAAAAGCGGGAATTTGAAGTAGCTGTTATTCAGGGGACGCGCCAAGATTCATTGACCCTGACGTACCAAAAAAATGGAGATGAAGAATCGCGGAAATTCAACAATCGCGGTGGCGGGGAAGTGAAAATAGAGTTGCCGCAGCCGGTGGCCTTCCACACAACACAGCCTTCGCAGGGGATGAAATATTCAACGGGGGCCGGATCGTACAGCCTTCGTTACCAGCGGGACACGGCAACGGGAGCATTCGATAGCAGCACCGTTATTCAATACTCATCGCGCTCAACAGCCGCACCATATATGCTGGAATTAACGCCGCGTGAGCAGTGGACTTCTGTTGCGCCATTTTTTGCGTTGGGGCTTCCCACCATCACCCATTATTTGAACGTTGTTGCCGACTCTATTTCTGCGAAACGTATTTCGTTGGTTCGGCGGGAGTTTGGTAAATCGGACAACATCGTGTCGGAGGTATCCACTCCGGTAGTATTTAATCGGGGCGTTATTCCCGGAACCGATTTAGTCTGGACCACATTGCAGCCAAACCCTGGCGTGCATTATTGCCTTGTTGGTGCCGATTCTTTGGTTCGTTTTTGGGCCACGCTGTCGGGGGGATATGAGGGGAGCGAGGCGTACGCGCCGCAACGTGGTGGCATTGGCGAATATCAAGAATTTGCCGCATTATCCTACGGCTTGCCACTGGCCCCGCGCCGCAGCGCAATTAACCCCCCGACAACTGGTGTTGAAACGGATGCACACCGGCTACAGTTTTCGCTTCGGAGCCTTTCGGCGAATCCATTTACGGGGGTGGCGGAGGTGTTGCTGGAGCTGCCAACAGCCGCCGCAGCAAAGGTGGAAATCACCGATGTGATAGGGAGGAGCGTGGCGTTGATGCTTCAGGGGGAGGCCGCCGCTGGGGGCCACCAGCTTCGTTGGGATGCTACCGATGCCAGCCCAGGCCTTTACTTCTGCCGTGCAGTTGTTGGACGCAAGGAGGTGGTGCTTCCATTGAAGGTGATTGGCAAGTGGTGATAGACCAGGGAGCAATTCAATGATATTTTTTTACGTGCTCCTTTTCAATCATGCGGCATCTTTGCCCCGTTCGGTACAACGGGGAAGCGATTGTTGGCAAGGGGTGCAGTAGCAGTTTTCAATATCGGTGAACCAATAACGAAATCTGAATGCACCCCTACTAACAATTCCGGTAATTCCTGTGTTAGAAGTACAGAGGGGAGGAAGGGTATTCCCAGAAACTCCCCGATAATCTACACAACACCCGGGATACGCCATGGAATCCTTCCTTGCTTCTGCCAAGCGCGCTCTGCTCAGTTGTGCAGCAATGCTGTTGCTTGCCATTGCTGGGCTTGCCACCCAACTTTCTGCCCAATCGTTGGACCGATTGACAACGGGGCGAACCTACATCATCGCCTTCCCCGACACCTCGGGAAATCTGTACGATATCCGCCACCCCCCCAGCATTCCCAGCATAAAACAGGTGATGATCTACTCCGCAACGGAGAGCAACCGCGTGGCCATCACCAACAATGCCACCAAGCAGGTGCAGCTGTACAGCGTTGCGGCCGGGGCATTCCAAATAACCACCCTTTCGGGAGATGTGGTGGATATGTCCGGGAGCGTATCAAGCAACACGTGGAAGATTGAGGCTGCCGATCCAATCATCGTGTATTGCTACGCCGCCACTCCGTTCGGGGCAGAAGCATGGGCACCGCTTCCAATCGAAACATGGGGGGTGCAATACTCCGTGAATACGATGCCAGGGGATATCGTCAACGACATCAACCCCACCATTACCAGCTATACTCACGCCCCCCGTGTTGCACCGGCTGAGTTATTGATTCTTTCTGCGTTCGACAACACCCGGATAACCATCTATCCAAAAGGGAAGATTTCGGGAACCCCAAACATTGTGGATGTAGCCTTGCAAGCCGGGCAAGCATACCAGATCCAAAGCTTTGTTGACACCACCACCGATGACCTTGGAGTCCAGCAACCGGATATCACTGGCACGGTGGTGATCTCGAACAATCCAATCGGCGTGATTGCAGCAACCACCCGAACCGCAAACCGCGATCTTGGGTCCAGTTTGGGGCAGAACAGCATGAAAAATCCGCTTATTGAAGCGATGCCACCACAGGACCAGTGGGGAAGGTCGTTCCTCTATTTGCCAACAGCTGATATCGGTATGCCGACCGGGGAGCCAGGCGAGAAGATTGAAGAACGCCGCCCGCATGAAATTGTCAGGTTGATTACTGGTGATTCGGCAACGGTTACGGTGCTGGCCAGCATGACGAACCAAACAGGGAAGTTCGACACCAGCACAGTATCTGGCTGGAAAGGAACCAGTTTTACCCTGGGCATTCCCAACCCTGCGTACTTCCTTGCTGACACCTCGGCGATGGTGATGATGAGCTCAAGCGCAGCTGTGCGATTTAACGGCACAATCTTGGTGCAGGAGAGCGGCATCGGCGCGCGGTACACTGCGGTCACCGTTCCCTACATGGTGGAGCTAATCCCGCGCGAACAATGGCCGAACGTTGCTCCGTTTGTTGCGCCAAGCTCCATCGGCGGCATGGCACATTACGTGAACATTGCGGTGGCCGCTGCGGACCGGAGCAAGCTGCGAATGAAGATGAACGGAATACCCGTTGGCCTTCCCACCGCTACCAGCGTGAGCTTCAAGCGCAATGCTTGGATGAGCATCCCGGGAACCGACCTTGAGTGGACCTCGATGGAGCTTTCGCCAACCGCCACCTATCTTCTGTACGGGGCCGACACTGCGGTGCGGTTTTATGGCTATGTGTATGGCCAACGGAGCGGGTTTGAAGAATTTATACCAACCAATGACAAGGGCTACACGGAAGAAGTCGGGCTTGCCTATGGATACCCGCTTGCGCCACGCCGCAGGGCACTTGCCCCGCCAGATTCCTTAGAGATTGAGCAAAGCAACCAGTGTGGGAATATGAGGTTGAAGGTTCGGTCAAAAGGTGAGTCTCCGGTGGGATTTGCCGAGGCATATCTTGAGCCTCCCACAGCAAATGCGCGGATTGTGGCGCGGAATCCAGCGGATGTGCATCTGATCCCAAACAAGACGCAGCTGGACCTTGAAGTTGCCCCGATTGATCCCATCAGAAATGCCGAAGCGACGTTGGTGTTGGTGGATCGCACGGGGCATCAGCACCGATTCCCGTACAATTATGTTGGAATGAATGTGAAGATCACCCCCTCTGATTCGGCTGTTGATTTTGGTGAGCTTGTGGTGGGGGGGCAACCGCACGACACCACAATCTCCATCTGCAATCCAACGGACCACCCAGTAGCGGTGTATTCGGTACGGCTGAGCAATCCTAACAGCCAGTTTACGCTTGATATGCTATCAACGCAATTCCCTGTGGAGCTGCCGGCGGGCGGTTGCTTGTCCGTTACCGCCCGGATAACCCCAGCCACAAAAAATCGAACCCACACCGATTCCCTCATGATTACTTTTAGCAGCGGTTGCCGCACCAAAGCCATCGCGCTCCATGCCAAGACCGTCACCTACTGCGTCTATCTGGGCGATCTGGATTTTGGAGTTCTTGGCCTTACCAGCCCGCCACGAACAATGGAGCTAAGCATTTGCAACGAAGGAACCGGAACGCTCACTTTTGCCGACTCGAACGGTGTAGATGTCTTGAATTGGAGCGATCAATCGTTTAGCGTTCCGCCAACTGTGGTGGCGCAATTACGGTTGGCCAAACTGAAGCAGGGTGAGTGTTTCAAGGTTCCGGTGACCTTCACACCAAAGGAGCTTGGCCCGGCCAGCACCACTGCCCGCGTTTTTGCCAACGCACGCTCCTGCCGCGACACCTCCAAATGGACCGCCACCGTAAAAGACCTTGCAACCACGGTGAATGGAAATAAAAGTGCGGATGGGAAGTGGTGGATAATGCAAAACAGGCCAAACCCATTTGGCAACCGAACGCGGTTGGAGTTCTCGGTTGGGGAACGGGGGAACACAAGGGTTGTGATCTATAACGAAGCGGGGATGGAGGTTGCTGAGTTGATAGATAGCGTGTTGGAAGCTGGAGTTCATCATCTTGAGTGGGACGCTTCGGCGGTTCCTGTTGGAAGGTATTACTGCCGGATGATCTCTGCTGAATGGAGCGGGGGGATCAGCCTAACCGTTAGCCGGTAAGGAAGCCTCCCATAATCTTGAATTCTTGATCCGTGCCGCGGGCTGCGTTGTTTGGACGACGCAGCCCGTTATGCTTTATGTGGCCCGCTTGCCGTGATGTTCCCTGCGGCTACGCCGTTCCACTTGCGGCTACGCTGGCGCATCATGCAGCGCGGCGTGCGATCGTGACGATGTGAGAGCACGCTACAAGCAATGCTGACCGGCATTGCTTCCGGTGCTATTTTTGCTGTGGGCTGCGTTACTTTTTTTCTGCAACTGGCCTCCCATCATTGGGGTTCTCCAAAGTTGTCGGTTCATCTTCCTTCCAAGCGGTCCATCGAATCACTTTTGTTGCCCCGGGACCGTATCACGGCAAAGGCTATTCCAAACACATACATCAGATTCCAAACCAACATGCGCAAGGTTTCCAACATGCGTTATCCACTGCTGGCAATTGCCGCGATGCTGTTGATTGCAACGGGGCTGCACAGCCAGACCCCATCGTTAGCGTTCGACGAATTCCAGGGGGGAAGCACCTATATCATCGCCTTCCCCGATACCGTGGCGAACGTCAACGACGCGGCGAACGCGTACCAAATGCAGGATAAATTCCTGGTGTACCTCTATTC encodes:
- a CDS encoding IgGFc-binding protein encodes the protein MESFLASAKRALLSCAAMLLLAIAGLATQLSAQSLDRLTTGRTYIIAFPDTSGNLYDIRHPPSIPSIKQVMIYSATESNRVAITNNATKQVQLYSVAAGAFQITTLSGDVVDMSGSVSSNTWKIEAADPIIVYCYAATPFGAEAWAPLPIETWGVQYSVNTMPGDIVNDINPTITSYTHAPRVAPAELLILSAFDNTRITIYPKGKISGTPNIVDVALQAGQAYQIQSFVDTTTDDLGVQQPDITGTVVISNNPIGVIAATTRTANRDLGSSLGQNSMKNPLIEAMPPQDQWGRSFLYLPTADIGMPTGEPGEKIEERRPHEIVRLITGDSATVTVLASMTNQTGKFDTSTVSGWKGTSFTLGIPNPAYFLADTSAMVMMSSSAAVRFNGTILVQESGIGARYTAVTVPYMVELIPREQWPNVAPFVAPSSIGGMAHYVNIAVAAADRSKLRMKMNGIPVGLPTATSVSFKRNAWMSIPGTDLEWTSMELSPTATYLLYGADTAVRFYGYVYGQRSGFEEFIPTNDKGYTEEVGLAYGYPLAPRRRALAPPDSLEIEQSNQCGNMRLKVRSKGESPVGFAEAYLEPPTANARIVARNPADVHLIPNKTQLDLEVAPIDPIRNAEATLVLVDRTGHQHRFPYNYVGMNVKITPSDSAVDFGELVVGGQPHDTTISICNPTDHPVAVYSVRLSNPNSQFTLDMLSTQFPVELPAGGCLSVTARITPATKNRTHTDSLMITFSSGCRTKAIALHAKTVTYCVYLGDLDFGVLGLTSPPRTMELSICNEGTGTLTFADSNGVDVLNWSDQSFSVPPTVVAQLRLAKLKQGECFKVPVTFTPKELGPASTTARVFANARSCRDTSKWTATVKDLATTVNGNKSADGKWWIMQNRPNPFGNRTRLEFSVGERGNTRVVIYNEAGMEVAELIDSVLEAGVHHLEWDASAVPVGRYYCRMISAEWSGGISLTVSR